In Candidatus Desulforudis audaxviator MP104C, a genomic segment contains:
- a CDS encoding lipid II flippase Amj family protein, which produces MATRLIVVAVLTATIHLINTLIYGVRLSGVQTRRLATAISLFNIIFLISSAAHTIQAPLLSTIVEGAINRGLAGAAHPERVEEVVASPFYQAQLGILADDIRLVILAATFGTVVGAFLIPVFVQVFSRVILVFDEVGSVPRLAARVLFSPRKVWRSLTGAQMPGMEAIRGAARERLPIPKGFLVANVFVTGIYTIGVLSALYAGALFPQYRTTAVLLSAIVNGFATVLVATVVDPTAARLTDQAMRGERSRRDVKLMVMWLAVTRFLGTLLAQVLFIPAALMIRWVAQLLV; this is translated from the coding sequence ATGGCGACACGTTTAATTGTCGTGGCCGTGCTGACCGCGACGATCCACCTGATCAACACCCTGATTTACGGGGTGCGCCTGTCCGGGGTCCAGACGCGGCGCCTGGCCACCGCGATTTCGCTTTTTAATATCATTTTCTTGATTTCAAGCGCGGCGCACACGATTCAAGCCCCGCTTCTGTCAACGATCGTGGAGGGGGCGATCAACCGCGGCCTGGCCGGGGCGGCCCACCCGGAACGGGTCGAGGAGGTGGTGGCGTCCCCCTTCTACCAGGCACAGCTTGGAATCCTGGCCGACGACATCCGCCTGGTGATTCTGGCGGCCACCTTCGGTACGGTGGTGGGGGCGTTCCTGATCCCGGTGTTCGTGCAGGTGTTTTCCCGGGTCATCCTGGTGTTTGACGAGGTGGGTTCGGTGCCCCGCCTGGCGGCCAGGGTTCTCTTCTCGCCGCGCAAGGTCTGGCGCAGCCTGACCGGGGCCCAGATGCCCGGGATGGAAGCCATCCGGGGTGCCGCCCGCGAGCGGCTGCCCATTCCCAAAGGTTTTCTCGTGGCCAACGTTTTTGTCACCGGGATCTACACCATCGGGGTGCTTTCGGCGTTATACGCAGGGGCGCTGTTCCCCCAGTACCGCACTACGGCCGTGCTGCTCTCGGCGATTGTAAACGGGTTTGCGACCGTGCTGGTGGCCACTGTGGTTGACCCGACCGCCGCCCGGCTCACCGACCAGGCCATGCGGGGCGAACGCAGCCGGCGGGACGTGAAGTTGATGGTGATGTGGCTGGCGGTAACGCGCTTTTTGGGCACTCTGCTGGCGCAGGTACTGTTTATTCCGGCGGCCCTGATGATCCGTTGGGTCGCCCAACTGTTGGTCTAG
- the pcrA gene encoding DNA helicase PcrA produces the protein MDFLTELNPAQAEAVCHPGGPLLVLAGAGSGKTRVLTSRIAYLVRVHRVEPHRILAITFTNRAAREMKERVASLVPHAVDDLWVMTFHAACLRILRREIEKLGYSKNFVIYDEADQQTVIKDCLKELNLEPRQHPPAMFSAAISWQKNALVGPAEFAGAAYDQHQELTARVYAAYQARLERNNALDFDDLLFLAVRLFREFPPVLEQYRRRFLHLLVDEYQDTNHAQYVLVNLLAQTHRNLTVVGDPDQCIYGWRGADLRNILNFERDYPDARVVKLEQNYRSTGRILEAANHVIRFNRHRKEKELWTARGAGEAPVLHQARDERAEARFVAREIRRLRAQGRSYRDFAVFYRTHAQSRVLEDELLRHGVPYTIIGGVKFYDRKEIKDLLAYLKLIVNPDDDVALTRIINVPRRGVGKASLVKFFAYVRESSVACADALREADRIRGLSAGVREAMGALGEQLARWREREGGVTGLTEQVLEESGYLTALEAERTVEARTRMENLSEFLSVTREFDLQRGGTLAEFLNDLALYTDLDRFDGESSQVTLMTLHSAKGLEFPVVFLTGMEEGVFPHTRAFSEPVEMEEERRLCYVGITRARERLFLTLAESRLLYGNVYYGVPSRFLREIPPELFAGGEPEAGAAAEQAAERPETGRAEFRPGDRVWHGKWGEGMVVQTDGTGLDAQVKVAFPDQGVKTLMVRYAPLELLRGRG, from the coding sequence TTGGATTTTCTGACTGAACTCAACCCGGCCCAGGCCGAGGCCGTGTGTCATCCGGGGGGGCCGCTTCTGGTTCTGGCGGGGGCCGGCAGCGGCAAGACTCGGGTATTGACCAGCCGGATCGCTTACCTGGTGCGGGTCCACCGGGTCGAGCCCCACCGCATCCTGGCCATCACGTTCACCAACCGGGCTGCCCGGGAGATGAAGGAGCGGGTGGCGAGCCTGGTGCCCCACGCGGTGGACGACCTGTGGGTGATGACCTTTCACGCTGCCTGCCTGCGCATCCTGCGCCGGGAAATCGAAAAGCTCGGCTACAGCAAGAACTTCGTAATCTACGACGAGGCCGACCAACAGACGGTCATTAAGGATTGCCTGAAGGAATTGAATCTGGAACCCCGCCAGCACCCGCCGGCCATGTTCAGCGCCGCCATCTCATGGCAGAAAAACGCGCTGGTCGGCCCGGCGGAGTTCGCCGGGGCCGCCTACGACCAGCACCAGGAACTGACGGCGCGGGTGTACGCCGCCTACCAGGCGCGCCTGGAGCGGAACAACGCGCTGGACTTTGACGATCTCCTGTTCCTGGCGGTGCGGCTTTTCCGCGAGTTCCCACCCGTCCTGGAACAGTACCGGAGGCGTTTCTTGCACCTCCTGGTGGACGAGTACCAGGACACCAACCATGCCCAGTACGTCCTGGTGAACCTTCTGGCCCAGACGCACCGGAACCTGACGGTGGTCGGCGACCCGGACCAGTGCATTTACGGCTGGCGGGGGGCCGACCTCCGGAACATCCTGAATTTCGAGCGCGACTATCCCGACGCCCGGGTGGTGAAGCTGGAGCAGAACTATCGTTCCACGGGCCGCATCCTGGAGGCGGCCAACCACGTGATCCGGTTCAACCGGCACCGCAAGGAGAAAGAACTCTGGACGGCGCGCGGCGCGGGGGAGGCGCCGGTGCTGCACCAGGCCCGGGACGAGAGGGCGGAAGCCCGGTTCGTGGCCCGAGAGATCCGGCGCCTGCGAGCTCAAGGCCGCAGTTACCGTGATTTCGCGGTGTTCTACCGCACCCACGCCCAGTCCCGGGTGCTGGAGGACGAACTCCTGCGCCACGGGGTGCCGTACACGATCATCGGGGGCGTGAAGTTTTACGACCGCAAGGAAATTAAGGACCTCTTGGCCTACCTGAAGCTCATCGTCAACCCGGACGACGACGTGGCGCTGACCCGGATCATCAACGTGCCCCGGCGGGGGGTGGGGAAGGCTTCGCTGGTCAAGTTTTTCGCCTACGTCCGGGAGAGCTCGGTGGCGTGCGCGGACGCCCTGCGGGAGGCCGACCGGATAAGGGGCTTGAGCGCCGGGGTGCGGGAGGCGATGGGCGCACTGGGCGAACAGTTGGCACGCTGGCGGGAGCGGGAGGGCGGGGTGACCGGCCTGACCGAGCAGGTGCTGGAGGAGAGCGGGTACCTGACGGCGCTGGAGGCCGAGCGCACGGTGGAGGCGCGCACCCGGATGGAAAACCTGAGCGAGTTCTTGTCAGTGACCCGGGAGTTCGACCTCCAGCGGGGCGGGACCCTGGCCGAGTTTTTAAACGACCTGGCGTTGTACACCGACCTGGACCGTTTCGACGGGGAATCCAGCCAGGTGACGCTGATGACCCTGCACAGCGCGAAGGGCCTGGAATTCCCGGTGGTCTTTCTGACCGGGATGGAGGAAGGGGTGTTCCCGCACACCCGGGCCTTCTCCGAACCGGTGGAGATGGAGGAAGAACGGCGCCTCTGCTACGTGGGCATCACCCGGGCCCGGGAGCGCCTTTTCCTGACGCTTGCCGAGAGTCGGCTCTTGTACGGGAATGTTTACTACGGCGTGCCATCACGGTTTCTGAGGGAGATCCCGCCCGAGCTTTTCGCGGGCGGGGAACCGGAAGCAGGGGCCGCTGCGGAACAGGCGGCGGAACGGCCGGAAACCGGAAGAGCCGAGTTCCGGCCGGGCGACCGGGTCTGGCACGGCAAGTGGGGCGAAGGCATGGTGGTCCAGACCGACGGGACCGGCCTGGACGCCCAGGTGAAGGTGGCGTTTCCCGATCAGGGCGTCAAAACGCTTATGGTCCGCTACGCGCCCCTGGAACTGCTCCGGGGCCGGGGGTAG
- a CDS encoding thioredoxin family protein → MFFKKKDEPGKAEATQVNIGGVRVGIIGIDDALEAVKKLDLKTDREIGNALVELLRPNNYIPEAALDEYRADLARYYRIRMGLPVEKRAPVPGLLEIKVLGPGCSRCKQVFELVRDVVAEEGIAADLEYVDDIAEFANYGVLITPALLINGEVKLAGKAPTRNQLVAWLKEANS, encoded by the coding sequence GTGTTCTTCAAGAAGAAGGATGAACCCGGGAAGGCTGAAGCCACCCAGGTCAACATCGGGGGAGTCCGGGTGGGAATCATCGGCATAGACGACGCCCTAGAGGCTGTGAAAAAACTGGATCTGAAAACGGACCGGGAGATCGGAAACGCATTGGTGGAGTTGCTGCGTCCGAATAACTACATTCCCGAGGCAGCCCTGGACGAGTACCGGGCCGATCTGGCACGCTATTACCGGATCCGGATGGGGTTGCCCGTGGAAAAACGAGCCCCGGTGCCCGGCCTCCTGGAGATCAAGGTTCTCGGACCGGGCTGCAGCCGCTGCAAGCAGGTGTTCGAGCTGGTGCGCGACGTGGTGGCGGAAGAAGGCATCGCGGCCGATCTGGAATACGTGGACGACATCGCCGAGTTCGCCAACTACGGGGTACTGATCACTCCGGCGCTCCTGATCAACGGAGAGGTCAAGCTGGCCGGGAAGGCCCCGACCAGAAACCAACTGGTTGCGTGGCTGAAGGAAGCGAATTCATAA
- the hisIE gene encoding bifunctional phosphoribosyl-AMP cyclohydrolase/phosphoribosyl-ATP diphosphatase HisIE codes for MPYKLDKIKLDKDGLIPAVIQDARTYEVLMVAWMNRDAIEKTVTTGHTWFWSRSRQKLWQKGETSGHVQIVDEIYHDCDADTLLIRVNQVGAACHEGYRSCFHYRMDPTGGVAVVGELAFDPDVVYGRKPPEADEVKKPRKRVLSEEEFQATCGVLEMLYALIKDRKQKRPAGAYTTYLFDKGLDKILKKVGEETTEVIVGAKNNIREEVINEVADLFFHVLVLLAEKNVHLDDVLRELQARRK; via the coding sequence ATGCCGTACAAACTGGACAAAATCAAGCTCGACAAGGACGGTCTGATCCCGGCCGTTATTCAGGACGCGCGGACCTATGAGGTGCTCATGGTGGCCTGGATGAACCGCGATGCCATTGAGAAGACCGTGACGACCGGTCACACCTGGTTCTGGAGCCGGAGCCGCCAGAAGCTTTGGCAGAAGGGGGAGACCTCCGGGCACGTGCAGATAGTGGACGAGATCTATCACGACTGCGACGCCGACACCTTGCTGATCAGGGTGAATCAGGTCGGCGCGGCCTGCCACGAGGGTTACCGCAGTTGTTTCCACTACCGGATGGACCCCACCGGCGGCGTGGCCGTCGTGGGTGAACTCGCCTTTGACCCGGATGTGGTGTACGGGCGCAAGCCGCCCGAGGCCGACGAGGTCAAAAAACCCCGTAAGCGGGTGCTAAGCGAGGAGGAGTTTCAGGCCACCTGCGGGGTGCTGGAGATGCTGTACGCACTGATCAAGGACCGCAAGCAAAAGCGGCCCGCCGGCGCCTACACCACCTACCTTTTCGACAAAGGGTTGGACAAGATCCTGAAGAAGGTGGGCGAGGAAACCACCGAGGTCATCGTCGGCGCGAAGAACAACATCCGCGAAGAAGTGATCAACGAGGTGGCCGACCTATTCTTCCACGTCCTGGTGCTGCTCGCGGAGAAGAACGTGCACCTCGACGACGTCCTGCGGGAACTGCAGGCGCGGCGGAAGTAG